In a genomic window of Polyodon spathula isolate WHYD16114869_AA chromosome 21, ASM1765450v1, whole genome shotgun sequence:
- the si:dkey-93h22.7 gene encoding Fc receptor-like protein 5 isoform X2 gives MGLNMRVQGEILFILAFACKVFETTGNTTLSSTTLDTSTSTMKFDLSSKAATLVPVEDVTVESDPPSAKLWEGEKLTLTCNVAKGNHLHYEWHFKTKTATVKLGNSNRTMTLDGVHENQTGSYYCVAKNILKEGQSQDIEVEVKVPVSNPKIWYSVHKQENNYSARITCKADRGSLPVTFTLLKNSRNFMDITRDLLNITFVVPVTLGQNLGDFKCQAENGKNPEHSDAKLLYVARVQDISLESRPHPLEVSVNEEMVFYCSVEGGTFLVYKWMFNGSSLQASLDSYSVNQQGNILTIPSAALVHNGFYGCSACDSFDETYCIKSASLQAKVRETVPVSIEVIAVAFGCFLLLVIVLSVCFAFGFKYRTGEYYPNSSVRMEKSAIWDKDMDEQLKDYSTEYSDLESTTKM, from the exons ATGGGATTAAACATGAGAGTTCAGGGAGAGATCCTGTTCATCCTGG CTTTTGCTTGCAAAGTCTTTGAAACaa CTGGCAATACCACCCTTTCTTCTACAACCCTGG ACACCAGCACATCTACAATGAAATTTGACCTTTCTAGTAAAGCTGCAACCCTGG TGCCTGTTGAGGATGTTACAGTTGAGTCTGACCCTCCCTCTGCTAAATTATGGGAAGGTGAAAAGTTAACTCTGACCTGCAATGTGGCGAAAGGCAATCATCTCCATTATGAgtggcatttcaaaacaaaaacagcaaccgTGAAATTAGGAAATTCAAACAGGACGATGACTTTAGACGGAGTTCATGAAAATCAGACTGGGAGTTACTATTGTGTAgcaaaaaatattctaaaagaaGGTCAAAGCCAGGATATAGAAGTGGAGGTCAAAG tGCCTGTCTCCAATCCCAAAATCTGGTATTCTGtacacaaacaagaaaacaactaCAGTGCAAGAATAACATGCAAGGCAGACAGAGGATCCCTGCCGGTTACTTTCACTCTCCTCAAAAACTCAAGGAATTTCATGGACATTACAAGAGACTTGCTCAATATTACATTTGTCGTACCTGTTACCTTAGGACAGAATCTGGGCGACTTCAAATGTCAAGCTGAGAATGGCAAGAACCCAGAGCACAGTGATGCAAAGCTGTTGTATGTAG CGCGTGTCCAAGACATTAGCCTGGAGAGCAGGCCACACCCATTGGAAGTGTCTGTGAACGAAGAAATGGTGTTTTACTGCTCAGTGGAAGGCGGCACCTTCCTTGTGTATAAATGGATGTTTAACGGAAGTAGTTTACAGGCCAGTCTTGATTCCTACTCAGTTAACCAGCAGGGAAATATACTAACCATCCCGTCTGCTGCTCTGGTTCATAACGGCTTTTATGGGTGTTCAGCCTGCGACTCCTTTGACGAGACATACTGCATCAAGAGCGCCTCCCTTCAGGCTAAAGTGAGAG AAACAGTTCCTGTTTCCATTGAAGTCATTGCAGTAGCTTTCGGTTGCTTTCTTCTGCTGGTCATTGTTCTCAGCGTGTGCTTTGCATTTGGCTTTAAATACA GGACAGGAGAGTATTATCCAAACTCTAG tgtTAGAATGGAAAAAAGTGCAATCTGGGATAAAGATATGGATGAGCAG CTCAAGGACTATTCCACAGAATATTCAGATCTGGAAAGCACTACGAAAATGTGA
- the si:dkey-93h22.7 gene encoding Fc receptor-like protein 5 isoform X1, with amino-acid sequence MGLNMRVQGEILFILAFACKVFETTGNTTLSSTTLDTSTSTMKFDLSSKAATLVPVEDVTVESDPPSAKLWEGEKLTLTCNVAKGNHLHYEWHFKTKTATVKLGNSNRTMTLDGVHENQTGSYYCVAKNILKEGQSQDIEVEVKVPVSNPKIWYSVHKQENNYSARITCKADRGSLPVTFTLLKNSRNFMDITRDLLNITFVVPVTLGQNLGDFKCQAENGKNPEHSDAKLLYVARVQDISLESRPHPLEVSVNEEMVFYCSVEGGTFLVYKWMFNGSSLQASLDSYSVNQQGNILTIPSAALVHNGFYGCSACDSFDETYCIKSASLQAKVRETVPVSIEVIAVAFGCFLLLVIVLSVCFAFGFKYRTGEYYPNSSVRMEKSAIWDKDMDEQLKDYSMDNSDLESITKM; translated from the exons ATGGGATTAAACATGAGAGTTCAGGGAGAGATCCTGTTCATCCTGG CTTTTGCTTGCAAAGTCTTTGAAACaa CTGGCAATACCACCCTTTCTTCTACAACCCTGG ACACCAGCACATCTACAATGAAATTTGACCTTTCTAGTAAAGCTGCAACCCTGG TGCCTGTTGAGGATGTTACAGTTGAGTCTGACCCTCCCTCTGCTAAATTATGGGAAGGTGAAAAGTTAACTCTGACCTGCAATGTGGCGAAAGGCAATCATCTCCATTATGAgtggcatttcaaaacaaaaacagcaaccgTGAAATTAGGAAATTCAAACAGGACGATGACTTTAGACGGAGTTCATGAAAATCAGACTGGGAGTTACTATTGTGTAgcaaaaaatattctaaaagaaGGTCAAAGCCAGGATATAGAAGTGGAGGTCAAAG tGCCTGTCTCCAATCCCAAAATCTGGTATTCTGtacacaaacaagaaaacaactaCAGTGCAAGAATAACATGCAAGGCAGACAGAGGATCCCTGCCGGTTACTTTCACTCTCCTCAAAAACTCAAGGAATTTCATGGACATTACAAGAGACTTGCTCAATATTACATTTGTCGTACCTGTTACCTTAGGACAGAATCTGGGCGACTTCAAATGTCAAGCTGAGAATGGCAAGAACCCAGAGCACAGTGATGCAAAGCTGTTGTATGTAG CGCGTGTCCAAGACATTAGCCTGGAGAGCAGGCCACACCCATTGGAAGTGTCTGTGAACGAAGAAATGGTGTTTTACTGCTCAGTGGAAGGCGGCACCTTCCTTGTGTATAAATGGATGTTTAACGGAAGTAGTTTACAGGCCAGTCTTGATTCCTACTCAGTTAACCAGCAGGGAAATATACTAACCATCCCGTCTGCTGCTCTGGTTCATAACGGCTTTTATGGGTGTTCAGCCTGCGACTCCTTTGACGAGACATACTGCATCAAGAGCGCCTCCCTTCAGGCTAAAGTGAGAG AAACAGTTCCTGTTTCCATTGAAGTCATTGCAGTAGCTTTCGGTTGCTTTCTTCTGCTGGTCATTGTTCTCAGCGTGTGCTTTGCATTTGGCTTTAAATACA GGACAGGAGAGTATTATCCAAACTCTAG tgtTAGAATGGAAAAAAGTGCAATCTGGGATAAAGATATGGATGAGCAG CTCAAGGACTATTCCATGGACAACTCTGATCTGGAAAGCATTACGAAAATGTGA
- the si:dkey-93h22.7 gene encoding Fc receptor-like protein 3 isoform X4 has product MGLNMRVQGEILFILAFACKVFETMPVEDVTVESDPPSAKLWEGEKLTLTCNVAKGNHLHYEWHFKTKTATVKLGNSNRTMTLDGVHENQTGSYYCVAKNILKEGQSQDIEVEVKVPVSNPKIWYSVHKQENNYSARITCKADRGSLPVTFTLLKNSRNFMDITRDLLNITFVVPVTLGQNLGDFKCQAENGKNPEHSDAKLLYVARVQDISLESRPHPLEVSVNEEMVFYCSVEGGTFLVYKWMFNGSSLQASLDSYSVNQQGNILTIPSAALVHNGFYGCSACDSFDETYCIKSASLQAKVRETVPVSIEVIAVAFGCFLLLVIVLSVCFAFGFKYRTGEYYPNSSVRMEKSAIWDKDMDEQLKDYSMDNSDLESITKM; this is encoded by the exons ATGGGATTAAACATGAGAGTTCAGGGAGAGATCCTGTTCATCCTGG CTTTTGCTTGCAAAGTCTTTGAAACaa TGCCTGTTGAGGATGTTACAGTTGAGTCTGACCCTCCCTCTGCTAAATTATGGGAAGGTGAAAAGTTAACTCTGACCTGCAATGTGGCGAAAGGCAATCATCTCCATTATGAgtggcatttcaaaacaaaaacagcaaccgTGAAATTAGGAAATTCAAACAGGACGATGACTTTAGACGGAGTTCATGAAAATCAGACTGGGAGTTACTATTGTGTAgcaaaaaatattctaaaagaaGGTCAAAGCCAGGATATAGAAGTGGAGGTCAAAG tGCCTGTCTCCAATCCCAAAATCTGGTATTCTGtacacaaacaagaaaacaactaCAGTGCAAGAATAACATGCAAGGCAGACAGAGGATCCCTGCCGGTTACTTTCACTCTCCTCAAAAACTCAAGGAATTTCATGGACATTACAAGAGACTTGCTCAATATTACATTTGTCGTACCTGTTACCTTAGGACAGAATCTGGGCGACTTCAAATGTCAAGCTGAGAATGGCAAGAACCCAGAGCACAGTGATGCAAAGCTGTTGTATGTAG CGCGTGTCCAAGACATTAGCCTGGAGAGCAGGCCACACCCATTGGAAGTGTCTGTGAACGAAGAAATGGTGTTTTACTGCTCAGTGGAAGGCGGCACCTTCCTTGTGTATAAATGGATGTTTAACGGAAGTAGTTTACAGGCCAGTCTTGATTCCTACTCAGTTAACCAGCAGGGAAATATACTAACCATCCCGTCTGCTGCTCTGGTTCATAACGGCTTTTATGGGTGTTCAGCCTGCGACTCCTTTGACGAGACATACTGCATCAAGAGCGCCTCCCTTCAGGCTAAAGTGAGAG AAACAGTTCCTGTTTCCATTGAAGTCATTGCAGTAGCTTTCGGTTGCTTTCTTCTGCTGGTCATTGTTCTCAGCGTGTGCTTTGCATTTGGCTTTAAATACA GGACAGGAGAGTATTATCCAAACTCTAG tgtTAGAATGGAAAAAAGTGCAATCTGGGATAAAGATATGGATGAGCAG CTCAAGGACTATTCCATGGACAACTCTGATCTGGAAAGCATTACGAAAATGTGA
- the si:dkey-93h22.7 gene encoding Fc receptor-like protein 3 isoform X3 yields the protein MGLNMRVQGEILFILAFACKVFETTGNTTLSSTTLVPVEDVTVESDPPSAKLWEGEKLTLTCNVAKGNHLHYEWHFKTKTATVKLGNSNRTMTLDGVHENQTGSYYCVAKNILKEGQSQDIEVEVKVPVSNPKIWYSVHKQENNYSARITCKADRGSLPVTFTLLKNSRNFMDITRDLLNITFVVPVTLGQNLGDFKCQAENGKNPEHSDAKLLYVARVQDISLESRPHPLEVSVNEEMVFYCSVEGGTFLVYKWMFNGSSLQASLDSYSVNQQGNILTIPSAALVHNGFYGCSACDSFDETYCIKSASLQAKVRETVPVSIEVIAVAFGCFLLLVIVLSVCFAFGFKYRTGEYYPNSSVRMEKSAIWDKDMDEQLKDYSMDNSDLESITKM from the exons ATGGGATTAAACATGAGAGTTCAGGGAGAGATCCTGTTCATCCTGG CTTTTGCTTGCAAAGTCTTTGAAACaa CTGGCAATACCACCCTTTCTTCTACAACCCTGG TGCCTGTTGAGGATGTTACAGTTGAGTCTGACCCTCCCTCTGCTAAATTATGGGAAGGTGAAAAGTTAACTCTGACCTGCAATGTGGCGAAAGGCAATCATCTCCATTATGAgtggcatttcaaaacaaaaacagcaaccgTGAAATTAGGAAATTCAAACAGGACGATGACTTTAGACGGAGTTCATGAAAATCAGACTGGGAGTTACTATTGTGTAgcaaaaaatattctaaaagaaGGTCAAAGCCAGGATATAGAAGTGGAGGTCAAAG tGCCTGTCTCCAATCCCAAAATCTGGTATTCTGtacacaaacaagaaaacaactaCAGTGCAAGAATAACATGCAAGGCAGACAGAGGATCCCTGCCGGTTACTTTCACTCTCCTCAAAAACTCAAGGAATTTCATGGACATTACAAGAGACTTGCTCAATATTACATTTGTCGTACCTGTTACCTTAGGACAGAATCTGGGCGACTTCAAATGTCAAGCTGAGAATGGCAAGAACCCAGAGCACAGTGATGCAAAGCTGTTGTATGTAG CGCGTGTCCAAGACATTAGCCTGGAGAGCAGGCCACACCCATTGGAAGTGTCTGTGAACGAAGAAATGGTGTTTTACTGCTCAGTGGAAGGCGGCACCTTCCTTGTGTATAAATGGATGTTTAACGGAAGTAGTTTACAGGCCAGTCTTGATTCCTACTCAGTTAACCAGCAGGGAAATATACTAACCATCCCGTCTGCTGCTCTGGTTCATAACGGCTTTTATGGGTGTTCAGCCTGCGACTCCTTTGACGAGACATACTGCATCAAGAGCGCCTCCCTTCAGGCTAAAGTGAGAG AAACAGTTCCTGTTTCCATTGAAGTCATTGCAGTAGCTTTCGGTTGCTTTCTTCTGCTGGTCATTGTTCTCAGCGTGTGCTTTGCATTTGGCTTTAAATACA GGACAGGAGAGTATTATCCAAACTCTAG tgtTAGAATGGAAAAAAGTGCAATCTGGGATAAAGATATGGATGAGCAG CTCAAGGACTATTCCATGGACAACTCTGATCTGGAAAGCATTACGAAAATGTGA
- the si:dkey-93h22.7 gene encoding Fc receptor-like protein 3 isoform X5, translated as MGLNMRVQGEILFILVPVEDVTVESDPPSAKLWEGEKLTLTCNVAKGNHLHYEWHFKTKTATVKLGNSNRTMTLDGVHENQTGSYYCVAKNILKEGQSQDIEVEVKVPVSNPKIWYSVHKQENNYSARITCKADRGSLPVTFTLLKNSRNFMDITRDLLNITFVVPVTLGQNLGDFKCQAENGKNPEHSDAKLLYVARVQDISLESRPHPLEVSVNEEMVFYCSVEGGTFLVYKWMFNGSSLQASLDSYSVNQQGNILTIPSAALVHNGFYGCSACDSFDETYCIKSASLQAKVRETVPVSIEVIAVAFGCFLLLVIVLSVCFAFGFKYRTGEYYPNSSVRMEKSAIWDKDMDEQLKDYSMDNSDLESITKM; from the exons ATGGGATTAAACATGAGAGTTCAGGGAGAGATCCTGTTCATCCTGG TGCCTGTTGAGGATGTTACAGTTGAGTCTGACCCTCCCTCTGCTAAATTATGGGAAGGTGAAAAGTTAACTCTGACCTGCAATGTGGCGAAAGGCAATCATCTCCATTATGAgtggcatttcaaaacaaaaacagcaaccgTGAAATTAGGAAATTCAAACAGGACGATGACTTTAGACGGAGTTCATGAAAATCAGACTGGGAGTTACTATTGTGTAgcaaaaaatattctaaaagaaGGTCAAAGCCAGGATATAGAAGTGGAGGTCAAAG tGCCTGTCTCCAATCCCAAAATCTGGTATTCTGtacacaaacaagaaaacaactaCAGTGCAAGAATAACATGCAAGGCAGACAGAGGATCCCTGCCGGTTACTTTCACTCTCCTCAAAAACTCAAGGAATTTCATGGACATTACAAGAGACTTGCTCAATATTACATTTGTCGTACCTGTTACCTTAGGACAGAATCTGGGCGACTTCAAATGTCAAGCTGAGAATGGCAAGAACCCAGAGCACAGTGATGCAAAGCTGTTGTATGTAG CGCGTGTCCAAGACATTAGCCTGGAGAGCAGGCCACACCCATTGGAAGTGTCTGTGAACGAAGAAATGGTGTTTTACTGCTCAGTGGAAGGCGGCACCTTCCTTGTGTATAAATGGATGTTTAACGGAAGTAGTTTACAGGCCAGTCTTGATTCCTACTCAGTTAACCAGCAGGGAAATATACTAACCATCCCGTCTGCTGCTCTGGTTCATAACGGCTTTTATGGGTGTTCAGCCTGCGACTCCTTTGACGAGACATACTGCATCAAGAGCGCCTCCCTTCAGGCTAAAGTGAGAG AAACAGTTCCTGTTTCCATTGAAGTCATTGCAGTAGCTTTCGGTTGCTTTCTTCTGCTGGTCATTGTTCTCAGCGTGTGCTTTGCATTTGGCTTTAAATACA GGACAGGAGAGTATTATCCAAACTCTAG tgtTAGAATGGAAAAAAGTGCAATCTGGGATAAAGATATGGATGAGCAG CTCAAGGACTATTCCATGGACAACTCTGATCTGGAAAGCATTACGAAAATGTGA
- the LOC121296407 gene encoding synaptogyrin-2-like: METYGALNAGGAFDFKRFAQQPQTISRVLSWIFAIVVFSCITAEGYINSSGSSAQQCIFGGSLDACHYGVGIGFLAFLAATAFFILDIYFPQISNANERKYIVIADLVFSGAWSFLWFVGFCFLTNKWVTMTEAPLIGSDSARAVITFSFFSIFTWGLQACFALRRYRQGMEEFLQSYTDPASDSTGSYAGYPPVGVESYQQPPFVANPELSGEGGYQPPVY, from the exons atggaGACTTACGGCGCTTTAAATGCCGGAGGTGCTTTCGATTTTAAGCGTTTTGCACAACAGCCGCAAACAATTTCACGGGTTCTGAGTTGG ATCTTTGCCATCGTAGTGTTTTCGTGCATCACGGCAGAGGGATACATCAACTCATCAGGCAGCTCGGCTCAGCAGTGCATCTTCGGCGGGAGTCTAGATGCCTGTCACTACGGGGTGGGCATTGGCTTCCTGGCCTTCCTCGCCGCCACCGCCTTCTTCATCCTAGACATCTACTTCCCACAGATCAGCAACGCCAACGAGAGGAAGTACATTGTCATCGCCGACCTCGTCTTCTCAG GTGCATGGTCATTCCTGTGGTTTGTGGGATTCTGCTTTCTGACCAATAAGTGGGTGACTATGACAGAAGCCCCTCTCATTGGATCAGACAGTGCAAGGGCTGTCATTACCTTTAGCTTCTTCTCCATCTTCACCTGG GGACTACAGGCGTGCTTCGCCCTGAGGAGGTACCGTCAGGGAATGGAGGAGTTTCTCCAGAGCTACACAGACCCAGCCTCTGACAGCACAGGCAGCTACGCAGGATACCCTCCAGTTGGCGTTGAGAGTTACCAGCAGCCTCCCTTTGTCGCAAACCCAGAGCTGAGTGGCGAGGGGGGGTACCAGCCTCCAGTCTACTGA
- the LOC121296406 gene encoding thymidine kinase, cytosolic-like yields MNCLNIADIAPNSPRKTRGQIQVIFGPMFSGKSTELMRRVRRFQVAQYQCLVVKYAKDTRYSENDVATHDRNTMEAVPATELKEVYKQALVCSVIGIDEGQFFPDTVEFCEEMANRGKTIIVAALDGTFQRKAFGNILNLVPLAESVVKLNAVCMECFREAAYTKRLGAEKEVEVIGGTDKYHAVCRACYSASLPSSKENCAPHKQIEDTLPQNMVGKQVDIKAPRKLFGTLQI; encoded by the exons ATGAACTGTTTGAATATTGCAGACATCGCGCCCAACTCTCCACGCAAAACGCGCGGACAAATTCAG GTAATATTCGGACCGATGTTCTCAGGAAAAAG CACAGAGCTGATGCGGCGTGTGCGCAGGTTTCAGGTCGCTCAGTACCAGTGTTTGGTGGTGAAATATGCCAAAGACACGCGTTACTCTGAGAACGATGTTGCCACCCACGACAG AAATACAATGGAAGCGGTGCCTGCCACCGAGCTGAAGGAAGTCTACAAGCAAGCACTTGTGTGCAGTGTCATTGGGATTGACGAGGGACAGTTT TTCCCAGACACAGTGGAGTTTTGTGAAGAAATGGCCAACCGGGGGAAAACCATTATTGTAGCTGCCCTAGATGGAACGTTCCAGAGAAAG GCGTTTGGTAATATTCTGAACCTAGTTCCTCTGGCGGAAAGTGTGGTGAAGCTGAACGCGGTGTGCATGGAGTGTTTCAGAGAGGCTGCCTACACCAAGAGGCTTGGGGCTGAGAAAGAG GTAGAGGTGATTGGAGGCACAGATAAATACCATGCAGTATGCAGAGCCTGCTACAGTGCATCACTCCCATCCAGCAAAGAGAACTGCGCTCCCCACAAACAAATAGAAGATACCCTGCCTCAAAACATGGTGGGGAAGCAGGTGGACATTAAAGCACCCAGGAAACTCTTTGGAACCCTCCAGATTTGA